Proteins encoded by one window of Akkermansia muciniphila ATCC BAA-835:
- a CDS encoding aldo/keto reductase produces MNYLPDPGRYSHAAYRRCGRSGLLLPPVSLGLWHNFGAADDFENARRLIHGAFDAGITYFDLANNYGPPPGSAEECFGRIFMQDLSRFRDELVIATKAGHLMWPGPYGDWGSRKHMLASLDQSLSRMKLDYVDIFYAHRHDPETPLEETAGALVTAVRSGKALYAGISKFPAEQARQMCSMLGEAGVPCLVHQIRYNMFNREPEKSVFQAVRETGTGCAAFSPLAQGMLTDRYLEGIPEDSRAAGSSVFLTKERVLQHGDKIRRLAALARSRGQSLAQMALAWVLKDPVVTTALIGASRPSQIRDCLKALDSAPFTPEELSLIDADADR; encoded by the coding sequence ATGAATTATCTTCCAGATCCCGGCCGCTATAGCCACGCAGCCTACCGCCGCTGCGGGCGCAGCGGGCTGCTGCTTCCTCCCGTTTCCTTGGGGCTTTGGCATAATTTTGGCGCTGCGGATGATTTTGAGAACGCCCGTCGGCTTATTCACGGCGCGTTTGATGCCGGTATCACGTATTTTGACCTGGCGAATAATTACGGACCTCCTCCCGGTTCGGCGGAAGAATGCTTTGGCCGTATTTTCATGCAGGATTTGTCCCGTTTCCGTGATGAACTTGTTATTGCAACCAAGGCGGGGCATCTGATGTGGCCCGGCCCGTATGGGGATTGGGGATCCCGCAAACACATGCTTGCCAGCCTGGACCAGTCCCTTTCCCGCATGAAGCTGGATTATGTGGATATTTTCTACGCGCACCGGCATGATCCGGAAACTCCCCTTGAAGAAACGGCGGGAGCCCTTGTTACGGCGGTTCGCTCCGGAAAGGCCCTGTATGCCGGTATTTCCAAGTTCCCGGCGGAACAGGCCAGGCAGATGTGCTCCATGCTTGGGGAGGCCGGCGTTCCGTGCCTGGTGCATCAGATCCGGTACAATATGTTTAATCGGGAACCGGAGAAATCCGTTTTTCAGGCTGTTCGGGAAACGGGTACCGGGTGCGCCGCTTTCTCTCCCCTGGCCCAGGGGATGTTGACGGACCGTTATCTGGAAGGCATTCCCGAAGATTCCCGCGCGGCGGGTTCCTCCGTCTTTTTAACAAAGGAGCGGGTTCTTCAGCATGGGGATAAAATTCGCCGCCTGGCCGCCCTGGCCCGGAGCCGGGGCCAGAGCCTTGCCCAGATGGCTCTGGCCTGGGTGCTGAAAGATCCCGTAGTGACCACGGCCCTGATTGGAGCCAGCCGCCCCTCGCAAATCAGGGATTGCCTGAAAGCACTGGATAGTGCGCCGTTTACGCCGGAGGAGCTCTCTCTGATTGACGCAGATGCGGATAGATAG
- a CDS encoding sodium-translocating pyrophosphatase has product MITIQDLFWLIPSASVLALIFAGIFFYRMKAQDEGNEVMKMIARHVRSGAMAYLRQQYKIVAIFFVLITVVFAFLAYCLHIQNPWVPFAFISGGFFSGLAGYIGMKTATYASGRVANACRHSLDAGLQIAFRSGAVLGLTVVGLAMLDIGAWYWVLDWFYGDMELSMRLVVITTTMLTFGMGASLQALFARVGGGIFTKAADVGADLVGKVEAGIPEDDPRNPATIADNVGDNVGDVAGMGADLYESYCGSILASAALGAAAYMAVPEMAIKAVLTPMLIAALGTILSLLGVYAVRVKRGASQTELMAALNRGINLSSFLIAIASAFLLQLIGLDNWAGIWGAIVTGLAVGIVIGKSTEHYTSHDSYPCRKIAHSAKTGPATVIISGIGIGMISTCIPVITVVVGTVLAYGLASGDWHFTGAEMSKGLYGIGIAAVGMLSTLGLTLATDAYGPISDNAGGNAEMSKLDPEVRRRTDALDALGNTTAATGKGFAIGSAALTALALLASYIEELKISILHWSEATGNTIYKINDAVSVEVSKISTASLSDFMGYFQVTLMNPKVLMGLFVGAMMSFMFCGLTMNAVGRAAEKMVKEVRRQFKEIKGILTGEAEPDYVRCVEISTAGAQHEMIWPSVLAVITPICMGIVFGVPGVFGLLAGGLASGFVLAVFMANSGGAWDNAKKYIEQGHVGGKGSESHKAAVIGDTVGDPFKDTSGPSLNILIKLMSMVAIVTAGVNIAVTLF; this is encoded by the coding sequence ATGATAACCATCCAGGATTTATTTTGGCTCATCCCATCGGCTTCCGTGCTGGCCCTCATTTTTGCGGGCATCTTTTTTTACCGCATGAAAGCGCAGGATGAGGGGAACGAGGTCATGAAAATGATCGCCCGGCATGTCCGCAGCGGCGCCATGGCCTACCTGCGGCAGCAGTATAAGATTGTCGCCATTTTCTTTGTGCTCATTACTGTTGTCTTCGCTTTTCTGGCCTACTGCCTCCACATTCAGAACCCCTGGGTTCCCTTCGCTTTCATTTCAGGCGGCTTTTTCTCCGGTCTGGCCGGCTACATCGGAATGAAGACGGCTACGTATGCTTCCGGCCGCGTGGCGAATGCCTGCCGCCATTCCCTGGATGCCGGGCTGCAAATAGCTTTCCGCTCGGGCGCCGTGCTAGGCCTGACCGTCGTGGGCCTTGCCATGCTTGATATCGGTGCCTGGTACTGGGTTCTGGATTGGTTTTACGGGGACATGGAGCTTTCCATGCGCCTGGTCGTCATTACTACCACCATGCTGACGTTCGGCATGGGGGCTTCCCTCCAGGCGCTGTTTGCCCGTGTGGGCGGCGGCATTTTTACCAAGGCGGCGGATGTAGGGGCCGACCTGGTGGGGAAGGTGGAGGCCGGCATTCCGGAGGACGACCCCCGCAACCCAGCCACCATTGCGGATAACGTGGGCGATAACGTGGGGGATGTGGCCGGCATGGGGGCGGACCTTTACGAATCTTACTGCGGTTCCATTCTTGCTTCCGCCGCTTTGGGTGCGGCAGCTTACATGGCCGTTCCTGAAATGGCGATCAAGGCCGTCCTTACGCCCATGCTGATCGCCGCCCTCGGCACCATTCTTTCCCTGTTGGGCGTGTACGCGGTGCGCGTGAAGCGCGGCGCTTCCCAAACGGAGCTGATGGCAGCCCTGAACCGCGGCATCAACTTGAGTTCCTTTCTGATTGCCATTGCTTCCGCATTCCTGCTCCAGCTCATCGGCCTGGATAACTGGGCCGGCATCTGGGGGGCCATCGTCACCGGCCTGGCGGTGGGCATCGTCATCGGCAAGAGCACGGAGCATTACACTTCCCATGATTCCTATCCCTGCCGTAAAATCGCCCACAGCGCGAAGACGGGGCCGGCCACCGTCATTATTTCCGGCATCGGCATCGGCATGATTTCCACCTGCATTCCCGTAATTACTGTCGTCGTTGGCACTGTGCTGGCTTACGGCCTGGCTTCCGGAGACTGGCATTTCACCGGGGCGGAAATGAGCAAGGGGCTGTATGGCATCGGCATTGCCGCCGTCGGCATGCTTTCCACGCTGGGCCTGACATTGGCGACGGACGCTTACGGCCCCATTTCCGACAACGCCGGGGGTAATGCGGAGATGAGCAAGCTGGACCCGGAAGTGCGCCGCCGCACGGATGCCCTGGATGCCCTGGGCAACACGACCGCCGCCACGGGCAAGGGATTTGCCATCGGTTCCGCCGCTCTGACGGCATTGGCGCTTCTGGCCTCCTATATTGAAGAATTGAAGATTTCCATCCTTCACTGGAGTGAGGCCACGGGCAATACCATTTACAAAATTAATGATGCCGTGAGTGTGGAGGTTTCCAAAATCTCCACTGCTTCCCTGTCTGATTTCATGGGCTATTTCCAGGTAACCCTGATGAACCCGAAGGTGCTCATGGGGCTCTTCGTGGGGGCCATGATGTCCTTCATGTTTTGCGGGCTGACCATGAATGCCGTCGGCCGCGCCGCGGAAAAAATGGTTAAGGAAGTGCGCCGCCAGTTTAAGGAAATCAAGGGAATCCTGACCGGAGAGGCAGAACCGGATTACGTGCGCTGCGTGGAAATTTCCACGGCGGGAGCGCAGCATGAGATGATCTGGCCGTCCGTACTGGCGGTCATCACCCCCATCTGCATGGGTATCGTTTTCGGTGTTCCCGGCGTGTTCGGCCTGCTGGCCGGCGGCCTGGCTTCCGGCTTTGTGTTGGCCGTATTCATGGCTAATTCCGGCGGAGCGTGGGACAATGCCAAGAAATATATTGAGCAGGGCCATGTGGGCGGCAAAGGCTCGGAAAGCCATAAGGCAGCCGTTATCGGCGATACGGTGGGCGACCCCTTCAAGGATACGTCCGGCCCGTCCCTGAACATCCTGATCAAGCTCATGAGCATGGTGGCTATCGTCACCGCCGGCGTGAATATAGCCGTGACCCTGTTCTAA
- a CDS encoding anthranilate synthase component I family protein, with protein MITLQQRSRRLSADLETPISLFLSLTQNKIPGLLLESAEVDGRWGRYSIIACDYLMTVSCVDARLSLSIKDDRLASLKELEGMPYLDGLRSLMQRLELVGDDMRQAPITRALYGYFGYETAALFQPRLAQAIPASSAESCLVLAGTVIVFDHLYNRLTQLSLGEHRDLSHAPLHGAEEPSVGEVCRTPDQAAYMKGVEHIKELLHDGEAIQVVLSSQASAEFHGDAFMLYRRMRSINPSPYMFFMRLPEVTLFGSSPELMVRCTDGKLQLSPIAGTRRRGRDDEEDAALAADLLKDPKECSEHVMLVDLGRNDLGRVAKPGSVKLERLMEIERFSHVMHMTSRVTAQVNDGLDVLDILGAAFPAGTVSGAPKVRAMEILAEEEPLPRGPYAGCIGWLGLDKNGVHMDSGITIRSMWVKDGRIHWQTGAGIVYDSDPAAEWQECMNKGKIIDVILKGEDHVSVH; from the coding sequence ATGATCACTCTCCAACAGCGCAGCCGCCGCCTGAGCGCCGATCTGGAGACCCCTATCAGCCTGTTTCTGAGCCTGACTCAGAACAAAATTCCCGGACTTCTACTGGAAAGCGCGGAAGTGGACGGCAGATGGGGGCGCTACAGCATCATCGCCTGCGATTATCTGATGACCGTTTCCTGTGTGGACGCCAGGCTTTCCCTTTCCATCAAAGACGACCGTCTGGCTTCCCTGAAGGAGCTGGAAGGCATGCCTTACCTGGATGGACTGCGCTCTCTGATGCAACGTCTGGAGCTGGTGGGGGACGATATGAGGCAGGCTCCCATTACGCGGGCTTTGTACGGCTATTTCGGGTATGAAACCGCCGCCCTGTTCCAGCCCAGGCTGGCGCAGGCCATTCCGGCTTCTTCCGCAGAGTCCTGCCTGGTGCTGGCCGGCACCGTGATTGTTTTTGACCATTTGTACAATCGCCTTACCCAACTCAGCCTGGGTGAACACCGGGATTTGTCCCATGCCCCGCTCCATGGGGCGGAGGAACCTTCCGTCGGGGAAGTTTGCCGCACACCGGACCAGGCAGCCTACATGAAGGGGGTAGAGCATATCAAGGAGCTGCTGCATGACGGGGAAGCCATCCAGGTGGTGCTTTCCTCCCAGGCTTCCGCGGAGTTCCACGGAGACGCTTTCATGCTGTACCGCCGCATGCGCAGCATTAATCCTTCCCCATACATGTTTTTCATGCGCCTGCCGGAGGTGACGCTGTTCGGATCTTCTCCGGAACTGATGGTGCGCTGCACAGACGGCAAGCTTCAGCTTTCCCCCATTGCCGGAACGCGCAGGCGCGGCAGGGATGACGAGGAGGATGCAGCTCTGGCTGCCGATCTCCTGAAAGATCCGAAGGAATGTTCGGAACATGTCATGCTGGTGGATCTGGGCCGCAACGACCTGGGCCGTGTCGCCAAGCCCGGTTCCGTGAAACTGGAACGCCTGATGGAGATTGAACGTTTTTCCCATGTGATGCATATGACTTCCCGCGTGACCGCCCAGGTGAACGACGGGTTGGACGTCTTGGACATTCTTGGCGCTGCCTTCCCGGCCGGGACGGTTAGCGGAGCCCCCAAGGTGCGCGCCATGGAAATCCTGGCGGAGGAAGAGCCTCTGCCGCGCGGACCGTACGCCGGATGCATCGGATGGCTGGGATTGGACAAAAACGGCGTCCACATGGATTCCGGCATCACCATCCGCAGCATGTGGGTGAAGGATGGGCGCATCCACTGGCAGACGGGAGCCGGCATCGTATATGATTCCGATCCGGCCGCGGAATGGCAGGAATGCATGAACAAGGGTAAGATTATTGACGTTATTTTGAAAGGAGAAGACCATGTTTCTGTTCATTGA
- the trpD gene encoding anthranilate phosphoribosyltransferase produces the protein MFLFIDNYDSFSWNLVQAFYALGRKPVVHANDDSRILELATSPELEAVCISPGPSHPRNAGLCLEFLKRLPASVPVLGVCLGHQLLGYFAGAEVSRAPYVMHGKSSDIIHDGAGLFSGLPNPMTVGRYHSLVVQSKEDEPNPRFTVTSRGPEGEVMALRYNDRPWVGIQFHPESILTPNGLQLLGNFPDNVVPSGQKEKRISRILDALAAGQDLTADMAAAGFADIMDGRMTPAQAGCFLMGLRMKGETPLEMAHAVGIALGRANRVEGLEGDCIDVVGTGGDGRNSFNCSTATALTLAGMGYRVVKHGNRAVSSSCGSADALEGLGFPLDVAPEDVRRLLDERNFAFLFAPNFHPSFRNVGPIRRELGIRTLFNLLGPLINPARPTHILLGVARPELVELLAETLRQSHIRKAAVVYGAGGYDEVTPLGPTKMMIIHNGRLTPMSLDPLDYGIQPCNPEELAVHSKSEAVDVLKNILAGKGPRAMMDMVILNVGVAMFLLEEHMDLSVCMAKAREAVCAGIGRRTLHAA, from the coding sequence ATGTTTCTGTTCATTGATAATTACGATTCGTTTTCGTGGAATCTGGTGCAGGCGTTTTATGCCCTGGGACGCAAGCCCGTGGTGCATGCGAATGACGATTCTCGTATTCTGGAACTGGCGACCAGCCCGGAGCTGGAAGCCGTGTGCATTTCCCCCGGCCCCAGCCATCCGCGCAACGCCGGGCTGTGCCTGGAGTTCCTGAAACGCCTCCCCGCTTCCGTTCCCGTGCTGGGCGTGTGCCTGGGGCACCAGCTTCTGGGCTACTTCGCCGGGGCGGAGGTTTCCCGCGCTCCGTATGTCATGCACGGCAAGAGTTCCGACATCATCCATGACGGCGCTGGGCTGTTTTCCGGGCTTCCCAATCCCATGACCGTGGGCCGCTACCATTCCCTGGTGGTCCAGTCCAAGGAGGACGAGCCGAATCCCCGCTTTACCGTTACTTCCCGCGGGCCGGAAGGGGAAGTCATGGCCCTGCGCTACAATGACCGTCCGTGGGTGGGCATCCAGTTTCATCCGGAATCCATCCTGACGCCGAACGGGCTTCAGCTTCTGGGCAATTTCCCGGATAACGTCGTGCCTTCGGGGCAGAAGGAAAAGCGCATCAGCCGCATTCTGGACGCCCTGGCCGCCGGACAGGACCTGACGGCGGATATGGCTGCCGCAGGCTTTGCGGACATCATGGATGGCCGCATGACTCCGGCCCAGGCGGGCTGCTTTTTGATGGGGCTCCGCATGAAAGGGGAAACCCCGCTGGAAATGGCCCACGCCGTGGGCATTGCCCTGGGCCGCGCCAACCGGGTGGAAGGTTTGGAAGGCGACTGCATTGACGTGGTAGGCACGGGGGGGGACGGCCGCAACTCTTTCAATTGCTCCACAGCCACGGCTCTGACGCTGGCCGGAATGGGATACAGGGTGGTGAAGCACGGCAACCGCGCCGTGTCCTCCTCCTGCGGTTCTGCGGACGCTCTGGAAGGCCTGGGATTCCCGCTGGACGTAGCTCCGGAAGATGTCCGGCGCCTGTTGGACGAGCGGAACTTCGCTTTCCTGTTCGCGCCTAATTTTCATCCTTCCTTCCGCAATGTAGGCCCCATCCGCCGGGAGCTGGGCATCCGCACCCTGTTCAATCTGCTGGGCCCCCTCATCAACCCGGCGCGTCCCACGCACATCCTGCTGGGCGTGGCCCGTCCGGAACTCGTCGAGCTGCTGGCGGAGACGCTCCGCCAGTCCCACATCCGCAAGGCTGCCGTAGTATATGGCGCCGGGGGCTATGACGAGGTGACGCCGCTGGGGCCCACCAAGATGATGATCATCCACAACGGCAGGCTGACGCCCATGTCCCTGGATCCCCTGGATTACGGCATCCAGCCCTGCAATCCGGAGGAACTGGCCGTTCATTCCAAGTCGGAAGCCGTGGACGTGCTGAAAAACATCCTGGCGGGGAAAGGCCCGCGTGCCATGATGGACATGGTGATTCTGAATGTGGGGGTAGCCATGTTCCTGCTGGAGGAGCACATGGACCTGTCCGTCTGCATGGCGAAAGCACGGGAAGCCGTCTGCGCCGGCATAGGAAGGAGAACGCTTCATGCTGCTTGA
- a CDS encoding indole-3-glycerol phosphate synthase TrpC, which translates to MLLDRFREAKAEEIALLTDMASRRELPRPWKGRRPDFLKAIAEPPDGQPVAVIAEFKQSSPSRGVIATGLKPEEVAEQYAAAGASCISVLTEEQFFGGRIGYLERMSRAGLPLLRKDFIFHQLQVMETASTPASALLLIVRLTPDARTLRVLREQAEAYGMHAVVEVFDAADLEIARDSGARIIQVNARDLDTLKTDRQACLDMAKFRREGEVWIAASAMSAGAHLREAAEAGFQAVLMGTALMDGGRPGEKLAAILEETI; encoded by the coding sequence ATGCTGCTTGACCGGTTCCGGGAAGCAAAGGCGGAGGAAATAGCCCTGCTCACGGACATGGCCTCCCGCCGGGAACTGCCGCGCCCGTGGAAGGGGCGCCGGCCGGATTTCCTGAAAGCCATTGCGGAACCGCCGGACGGGCAGCCCGTGGCGGTCATTGCGGAGTTCAAGCAGTCCTCTCCGTCGCGCGGTGTCATCGCCACCGGGCTGAAACCGGAGGAAGTGGCTGAACAATACGCTGCGGCAGGCGCCTCCTGCATCTCCGTGTTGACGGAAGAACAGTTTTTCGGCGGCCGCATCGGATATTTGGAACGCATGAGCCGCGCCGGGCTTCCGCTTCTCCGCAAGGATTTCATTTTTCATCAGCTTCAGGTGATGGAGACGGCTTCTACGCCGGCTTCCGCTTTGCTGCTCATTGTCCGTCTGACGCCGGATGCACGGACGCTCCGTGTTCTCAGGGAGCAGGCGGAGGCTTACGGCATGCACGCCGTTGTGGAAGTGTTCGACGCTGCGGATCTGGAAATTGCCAGGGACTCCGGCGCGCGCATCATCCAGGTAAACGCCCGTGACCTGGACACATTGAAAACGGACAGGCAGGCCTGCCTGGACATGGCGAAATTCCGCCGTGAGGGGGAGGTGTGGATCGCCGCCAGCGCCATGAGCGCAGGGGCTCATCTCAGGGAAGCCGCGGAAGCGGGGTTTCAGGCCGTACTGATGGGAACAGCCCTGATGGACGGAGGAAGGCCGGGTGAAAAACTGGCGGCAATTTTAGAAGAAACGATATGA
- a CDS encoding phosphoribosylanthranilate isomerase, with amino-acid sequence MKKHSFAIKVCGITRQSDLSTAMGMGAHFCGFIFHPGSPRYIAPSRAAALDSALIRRVGVFVNQNAEEIMDIMKTARLEFAQLHGAHSLDCARRIGPEKVIRVLWPDRYESVDALQREMELWADSCAWFLLDAGSQGGGHGVSLDWTSLASLSSPRPWFLAGGLSSASLNRALEQCSPDGIDLNSGVEAIPGQKSPQKLLAALKPLTPYTPYHIA; translated from the coding sequence ATGAAGAAGCATTCATTTGCAATCAAGGTGTGCGGAATTACCCGCCAGAGCGATTTATCAACCGCCATGGGGATGGGGGCCCATTTCTGCGGCTTCATCTTTCATCCCGGAAGTCCGCGTTATATTGCGCCGTCGCGCGCGGCGGCCCTGGACTCCGCCCTGATCCGCCGCGTGGGCGTTTTCGTGAACCAGAACGCGGAGGAAATCATGGATATCATGAAAACGGCCCGTCTGGAATTCGCCCAGCTTCATGGCGCCCATTCTCTGGACTGCGCGCGCCGCATCGGTCCGGAAAAAGTGATCCGCGTATTGTGGCCGGACCGGTATGAATCCGTAGATGCCCTGCAAAGGGAAATGGAGCTATGGGCGGACAGCTGCGCCTGGTTTCTGCTGGATGCCGGCAGCCAGGGCGGCGGCCACGGCGTTTCCCTTGACTGGACCTCCCTGGCGTCTCTGAGTTCCCCCCGGCCCTGGTTCCTGGCGGGCGGCCTTTCCTCCGCCTCACTGAACAGGGCTCTGGAACAATGCTCTCCGGACGGCATAGACCTGAACTCCGGCGTGGAAGCCATCCCCGGCCAGAAAAGCCCGCAAAAACTGCTGGCGGCCCTCAAACCACTCACCCCTTACACTCCTTACCACATCGCATGA
- the trpB gene encoding tryptophan synthase subunit beta produces the protein MKKEGYFGNFGGRFVPEALRPPLMELEEAMDSIMPSSEYRDALQDLLVNYAGRETPLTFCPHLSEKLGFRLWLKREDLLHTGAHKINNALGQALLAKMMGKTHLIAETGAGQHGVATATAAARLKMDCTIFMGAEDVERQSMNVMRMKLLGATVFPIESGSRTLKDAINEALRYWISHQADTLYCFGTAAGPHPFPTLVRQLQSVIGREARAQMLERAGRLPDVVVACVGGGSNAIGMLHPFVEDEGVRLVGVEAGGTGEPGCYNSAPINLGSPGVLHGHVTMLLQDENGQIQPSHSISAGLDYPGVGPEHAYLAETGRVHYGVICDASALNAFRTLTREEGIIPALESSHAVAWVLDHAEELPQGGDVLVNLSGRGDKDLGIVKKYLNL, from the coding sequence ATGAAGAAAGAAGGATATTTCGGCAATTTCGGCGGCCGCTTCGTACCGGAAGCGCTGCGCCCCCCGCTCATGGAGCTGGAGGAAGCCATGGACTCCATCATGCCGTCCAGCGAGTACCGGGATGCGCTTCAGGATCTGCTGGTCAATTACGCGGGCCGTGAAACTCCCCTCACGTTCTGTCCCCACCTTTCGGAAAAACTGGGCTTCCGCCTGTGGCTGAAACGGGAGGACCTGCTGCACACCGGAGCCCACAAAATCAATAACGCCCTCGGCCAGGCCCTTCTGGCCAAAATGATGGGGAAAACGCATCTTATTGCGGAAACCGGGGCGGGGCAGCACGGCGTGGCTACGGCTACGGCGGCCGCCCGGCTTAAAATGGACTGCACCATCTTTATGGGCGCAGAGGATGTAGAACGCCAGTCCATGAACGTTATGCGCATGAAATTGCTGGGAGCGACGGTTTTTCCGATTGAGAGCGGTTCCCGCACGTTGAAGGATGCCATTAACGAGGCTCTCCGCTACTGGATTTCCCATCAGGCGGATACTCTGTATTGTTTCGGTACGGCGGCGGGCCCCCATCCGTTCCCCACATTGGTCAGGCAGCTTCAATCCGTCATTGGGCGGGAGGCCCGCGCCCAGATGCTGGAGCGTGCAGGCAGGCTGCCGGATGTGGTGGTGGCATGCGTGGGCGGCGGCTCCAATGCCATCGGCATGCTTCACCCCTTTGTGGAGGATGAAGGCGTCCGTCTGGTAGGGGTTGAGGCGGGAGGCACCGGTGAGCCCGGCTGTTATAACTCCGCCCCCATCAATCTGGGCAGCCCCGGCGTGCTGCACGGTCATGTGACCATGCTGTTACAGGATGAGAACGGGCAAATACAGCCGTCCCATTCCATTTCCGCCGGGCTGGACTATCCCGGGGTAGGCCCGGAACATGCCTATCTGGCGGAAACGGGCCGTGTCCATTACGGTGTGATTTGCGACGCCTCTGCTTTAAACGCTTTCCGGACGCTCACCAGAGAGGAAGGAATCATTCCTGCGCTGGAATCCTCCCATGCCGTGGCCTGGGTGCTGGACCATGCGGAGGAACTGCCGCAGGGGGGGGACGTCCTGGTCAATCTCTCCGGCCGCGGAGACAAGGACCTGGGAATCGTTAAAAAATATTTGAATCTTTAA
- the trpA gene encoding tryptophan synthase subunit alpha, with product MQKSPLQKAVERAHALGRRAVIPFITAGFPDKESFWTHLSRIDEAGADIIEIGVPFSDPVADGPVIEQASRDALARGVSLKWILDGLKARKGGFSAELVLMGYVNPFYQYGLEQLALDAEEAGVSGFIVPDMPLEESGMFREAFSPHGLTLVTLVAPNTSVERMREYKPYTSGFVYVVSVLGTTGGKANLERSVTETMRRARSVFDVPLALGFGLQTPDQLETLPEDARPDAAVLGSALLRHIGEGKDAGEFLEKWTRG from the coding sequence ATGCAGAAATCACCGTTGCAGAAAGCCGTGGAGAGGGCCCATGCCCTCGGCAGGCGTGCCGTTATCCCTTTCATTACCGCCGGATTCCCGGACAAGGAATCCTTCTGGACGCACTTGTCCCGTATTGACGAAGCCGGGGCGGATATTATTGAGATAGGAGTTCCCTTCTCGGATCCCGTAGCGGACGGCCCGGTTATTGAACAGGCATCCCGGGATGCCCTGGCCCGCGGCGTCAGCCTGAAATGGATTCTGGACGGTCTGAAAGCCCGCAAGGGCGGTTTTTCAGCCGAACTGGTGCTGATGGGATACGTAAATCCCTTTTACCAGTATGGCCTGGAACAGCTTGCCCTGGATGCGGAGGAGGCGGGCGTCAGCGGTTTCATCGTACCGGATATGCCGCTGGAGGAATCCGGAATGTTCCGGGAGGCTTTCAGCCCCCATGGCCTGACGCTCGTCACTCTGGTGGCTCCCAATACTTCCGTGGAACGCATGCGGGAATACAAGCCTTATACTTCCGGCTTCGTTTATGTGGTCTCCGTGCTGGGAACCACCGGTGGGAAAGCCAACCTGGAGCGGAGCGTTACGGAAACCATGCGCCGTGCCCGGTCCGTTTTTGATGTGCCGCTGGCGCTGGGCTTCGGGCTTCAGACGCCGGACCAGCTGGAGACGCTGCCTGAAGATGCCCGGCCGGATGCCGCCGTGCTTGGGAGCGCTCTGCTCAGGCACATTGGAGAAGGGAAGGACGCCGGGGAATTTTTGGAAAAATGGACCAGAGGTTGA